One stretch of Brevibacillus laterosporus DNA includes these proteins:
- a CDS encoding class I SAM-dependent methyltransferase, translating to MRFCIKHFVRLCSEELPILDPIYEFGSFQVPSQEIFADLRPFFPGHTYIGCDMRQGPGVDQILNLHDIDLPDETAGSILSLDTLEHVEYPRKAMEECYRVLKPNGVCVISSVLDFPIHDYPSDYWRFTPEGFKSLLQAFDTVLVESLGEPEFPHTVVGIGVKGALPEDIKERLLGKLSYWKRTSDIT from the coding sequence ATGCGTTTTTGTATTAAACATTTTGTCCGACTATGTTCAGAGGAGCTACCGATTCTCGACCCCATCTATGAGTTTGGTTCCTTTCAAGTGCCTTCCCAAGAAATCTTTGCAGATCTTCGTCCCTTTTTCCCGGGTCATACCTATATCGGATGCGATATGCGACAAGGACCTGGAGTAGATCAAATATTAAATTTACACGATATAGATTTACCTGATGAAACAGCAGGATCTATCCTCAGTTTAGATACATTGGAACATGTGGAATATCCCCGGAAGGCCATGGAAGAATGCTATCGAGTCTTAAAACCTAATGGAGTCTGCGTTATTAGTTCTGTTCTTGATTTTCCGATTCATGATTATCCTTCTGATTATTGGAGATTCACACCTGAAGGATTCAAGAGCTTGTTGCAAGCTTTTGATACTGTATTAGTCGAATCGTTGGGAGAACCAGAATTTCCTCATACAGTAGTTGGAATAGGCGTAAAAGGTGCCTTGCCTGAGGATATTAAGGAGCGTTTACTGGGAAAACTCAGCTATTGGAAACGTACCTCTGATATTACGTAA
- the rfbB gene encoding dTDP-glucose 4,6-dehydratase — MKVLVTGGAGFIGSNFIHYLLHQYPHYKIINLDYLTYAGNLENLQDIEEHPHYRFVRGSIYDKKVVESLLSGEKALYSDDKTPIDIIVNFAAESHVDRSISDPSYFVKTNITGTQVLLEYARRYKIKQFLQVSTDEVYGSLGETGLFTEDTPLAPNSPYSASKAAADLLVRSYHQTYEMYTNITRCSNNYGPYQFPEKLIPLAITNAIAYENIPVYGDGLHVRDWLHVEDHCRAIDLVMHRGKPGEVYNIGGSNEWTNLSLLQTLLRALNRDENLLQYGKDRLKHDRRYAIDSTKIQIELGWEPIHTFEEGLTNTIHWYQQHKEWWQRAKSGAFREYYKQQYGHTIQDHPH, encoded by the coding sequence ATGAAAGTATTGGTGACAGGTGGAGCGGGATTTATTGGAAGCAATTTTATTCATTATCTCCTACATCAATACCCCCATTATAAAATCATTAACTTAGATTACCTCACATATGCCGGAAATTTAGAGAATTTACAAGACATTGAAGAACATCCTCACTATCGTTTTGTGCGAGGCTCCATTTATGACAAGAAAGTGGTCGAAAGCCTTTTGTCAGGAGAAAAAGCTTTGTATTCCGATGACAAAACTCCGATTGATATAATTGTCAATTTTGCAGCAGAATCGCATGTTGATCGTAGTATTTCTGATCCGAGTTACTTTGTGAAGACAAATATAACAGGTACACAAGTGCTATTGGAATATGCCAGACGATATAAGATCAAACAATTTCTTCAGGTATCCACCGATGAGGTATATGGTTCGTTAGGAGAGACAGGATTGTTTACCGAAGATACTCCGCTTGCCCCCAATAGTCCTTACTCCGCTTCTAAAGCCGCAGCTGATTTGTTAGTACGTTCCTATCATCAAACATATGAGATGTATACCAATATCACACGTTGTTCTAACAATTATGGCCCGTATCAATTCCCAGAAAAATTAATACCGCTCGCCATTACTAACGCGATTGCTTATGAAAATATTCCCGTATATGGAGATGGACTACACGTCCGGGATTGGTTGCATGTAGAAGATCATTGTCGAGCTATCGATCTTGTTATGCATAGAGGAAAGCCTGGAGAAGTATATAATATTGGCGGCAGTAATGAATGGACTAATCTTAGTTTGCTTCAGACATTACTTCGCGCGTTAAATCGAGACGAGAATTTACTTCAATATGGAAAGGATCGCCTCAAGCATGATCGACGCTATGCCATTGATTCCACCAAAATACAAATAGAATTAGGGTGGGAGCCCATTCATACATTTGAGGAAGGTCTAACGAACACAATTCATTGGTATCAACAACATAAAGAATGGTGGCAGCGAGCTAAGTCAGGAGCATTTCGCGAATATTATAAGCAGCAATACGGTCATACCATCCAAGACCATCCTCATTAG
- the rfbD gene encoding dTDP-4-dehydrorhamnose reductase, which produces MKVLVTGAQGQLGRDLVALSQGMAHVQGYSRQELDITQLHQVREQVQAYQPDVIIHTAAYTNVDQAESEPDQAYAVNAWGTRNVALVAQEIGAKMIYISSDYVFSGQGNEPYVEFDRPAPTSVYGKSKLAGEELTRSLCPKHFIVRTSWVFGKYGHNFVKTMLKLGQKQSEISVVSDQIGAPTYTVDLAQFLLQIAKSECYGTYHVSNQGCCSWYDFAEAIFAEYQQDVKVVSITTKDFPRPAPRPAYSVMDHMAIRLHGFQLLRHWRDALHAYHLDCMATKEGES; this is translated from the coding sequence GTGAAAGTGTTGGTCACTGGGGCACAAGGGCAATTGGGGCGAGACCTGGTTGCATTGTCACAGGGCATGGCTCATGTTCAGGGATACAGTCGACAAGAGTTAGATATTACACAATTGCATCAGGTAAGAGAGCAGGTGCAAGCCTATCAACCTGATGTCATTATTCATACAGCAGCTTATACAAATGTAGATCAGGCTGAAAGTGAACCTGATCAAGCTTATGCTGTAAATGCTTGGGGAACACGTAATGTGGCACTTGTTGCTCAAGAAATAGGTGCCAAAATGATTTATATCAGCTCAGATTATGTTTTCTCCGGGCAGGGAAATGAGCCATATGTTGAATTTGACCGTCCTGCTCCTACAAGTGTCTATGGGAAAAGCAAGCTAGCTGGAGAAGAATTGACTAGGAGCTTGTGCCCTAAACATTTTATTGTCCGAACGTCCTGGGTATTTGGGAAGTACGGTCATAACTTTGTGAAAACAATGCTTAAGCTAGGACAAAAACAATCAGAAATCTCAGTTGTCTCTGATCAAATAGGAGCACCAACATACACTGTTGATCTCGCTCAGTTTTTGTTGCAAATAGCTAAAAGTGAATGCTACGGCACTTATCATGTCTCAAATCAAGGTTGTTGTTCTTGGTATGACTTTGCTGAGGCTATCTTTGCGGAATATCAGCAGGATGTGAAGGTTGTTTCTATTACAACGAAAGATTTTCCCCGCCCCGCCCCCCGTCCCGCCTATTCTGTCATGGATCATATGGCCATTCGTTTGCATGGTTTTCAATTGCTTCGTCATTGGCGAGATGCATTACATGCGTATCACCTAGATTGTATGGCTACAAAGGAGGGAGAGTCATAA
- a CDS encoding glycosyltransferase gives MATISLCMIVRNEEKSIARCLRSVKGAVDEIIIVDTGSTDKTIKEAKEFTKKIFHFKWVNDFSKARNFSFQQATMDYIMWMDADDVLEEIDRKKLQLFKHKIDPSIDVVVMPYHTDKDEFGNVILPYFRERIVKRTHKHCWVGMVHEYIQYSFGRSFEIDIAVTHRPRQQKNYKRNLSIYENAIADGVLLNPREKYYYANELKDNERYEEAIGIYQQFVNNELPRAEEPELLMEQICFCYEKLQLPEQEIKYALKSLEYGLPRAEVCCRLGYYWLQKNEPKKAVFWYELATTLPKPHTWGFRKEACWTWLPHLQLCVCYDHLQQFEKSYKHNELASAYRPADPAILGNRAYLTNRLKDLGIAIPT, from the coding sequence TTGGCTACGATCAGTTTATGTATGATTGTAAGAAATGAAGAAAAATCCATTGCTCGTTGTCTACGCTCTGTCAAGGGAGCTGTAGATGAAATTATTATTGTGGATACTGGTTCAACTGACAAAACGATTAAAGAGGCAAAGGAATTTACCAAAAAGATTTTTCATTTCAAATGGGTAAATGATTTTTCTAAAGCGCGTAATTTTTCTTTTCAACAAGCTACGATGGATTACATTATGTGGATGGATGCAGATGATGTACTAGAGGAGATTGATCGGAAAAAATTGCAGTTATTTAAACATAAGATTGACCCCAGTATTGATGTAGTAGTGATGCCTTATCATACTGATAAAGATGAGTTTGGAAATGTCATCCTTCCTTATTTTCGTGAAAGAATTGTGAAGCGAACGCATAAACACTGTTGGGTTGGCATGGTACATGAATATATTCAGTATTCGTTTGGCAGAAGCTTTGAAATTGATATTGCTGTTACCCATCGTCCACGTCAACAAAAAAATTACAAGCGAAATCTAAGCATATATGAAAATGCGATTGCAGATGGCGTTTTATTAAACCCTCGAGAAAAATATTATTATGCCAATGAATTAAAAGATAATGAAAGATATGAAGAGGCTATTGGGATTTATCAGCAATTTGTAAATAATGAATTGCCACGAGCAGAGGAACCAGAGCTATTAATGGAACAAATATGCTTTTGCTATGAAAAATTACAGCTTCCAGAACAAGAGATCAAATATGCTTTAAAAAGCTTAGAGTATGGCTTGCCCCGAGCTGAAGTATGCTGTCGATTAGGATATTATTGGTTACAAAAAAATGAGCCGAAAAAGGCAGTTTTTTGGTATGAGTTGGCTACTACATTACCCAAACCTCATACGTGGGGGTTCCGTAAAGAAGCATGTTGGACTTGGCTTCCACATTTGCAATTATGTGTTTGCTACGATCACCTACAACAGTTCGAGAAATCTTACAAACATAATGAGTTGGCATCAGCATATCGTCCAGCAGATCCAGCTATTCTGGGCAATCGTGCGTACTTAACAAATCGACTGAAGGATTTGGGTATTGCCATTCCTACGTAA
- a CDS encoding glycosyltransferase, with amino-acid sequence MENRQLSFAFISCVNDHVLYKECLNHIRHLWVPPGFSVEIISIYDAVSMTEGYNRAMRQSKANYKIYLHQDTYIMNTHFLVDCLKVFMHKEVGMFGMAGTDDLPPSGAWWEGSRHFGRVMAYINSFGQHKFGAVPHPFQEVTSIDGVMMVTQYDLEWDENITNFHFYDTSQSLAFRKAGHKVVVPYQEDSWILHYCLDDINFEEYNKTRSIFLDHYRFEDWKEYNFNPSTSEKN; translated from the coding sequence ATGGAGAATAGACAGCTTTCCTTCGCGTTTATCAGTTGCGTGAACGACCATGTCCTCTATAAGGAATGTCTGAATCACATTAGACACCTTTGGGTTCCACCTGGTTTTTCAGTGGAAATTATCTCGATCTATGACGCAGTTAGCATGACGGAAGGCTATAATAGAGCAATGCGACAAAGTAAAGCTAACTATAAAATCTATTTACATCAGGATACCTACATTATGAACACCCATTTTTTGGTTGATTGCCTCAAAGTTTTTATGCATAAAGAAGTTGGAATGTTTGGGATGGCAGGTACAGATGATCTCCCACCTTCAGGGGCGTGGTGGGAAGGTAGCAGGCATTTTGGAAGGGTAATGGCCTATATTAATTCCTTTGGTCAACACAAGTTTGGAGCCGTTCCACATCCTTTTCAAGAAGTCACCAGTATTGATGGGGTCATGATGGTAACGCAATACGATTTGGAATGGGATGAAAATATAACCAATTTTCATTTTTATGATACCTCCCAGTCATTAGCTTTCCGCAAAGCAGGCCATAAAGTCGTAGTGCCTTATCAAGAAGACAGCTGGATCCTGCATTATTGCTTAGACGACATTAATTTTGAAGAATATAATAAGACACGTTCTATTTTTCTCGACCATTATCGTTTTGAGGACTGGAAAGAATATAACTTCAATCCCTCAACTAGCGAAAAAAATTAG
- a CDS encoding spore coat protein, whose protein sequence is MKGIILAGGTGSRLYPLTKVTNKHLLPVGKYPMIYHPIHKLKEADIYEVLIVTSREHMGDVVNLLGSGVDFNMQFTYKVQDEPKGIAQALGMAEDFAHGELITVILGDNVFSDNISDHVKRFRERGSGANILIKQVIDPERYGVPKWEDGKIVSITEKPSKPDSDFAVTGIYMYDWKVFEIIKTLYPSARGELEITDVNNAYIERNEMTYDVLQGWWTDAGTHHSILHANQLAATLELDKWESNKLEGEIERD, encoded by the coding sequence ATGAAAGGAATTATTTTAGCCGGCGGAACAGGTTCTAGGCTATACCCCTTGACAAAGGTTACCAATAAACACTTATTACCGGTTGGAAAATATCCAATGATTTATCATCCTATTCATAAGTTAAAAGAGGCGGATATTTACGAGGTATTAATCGTAACTAGCCGTGAACATATGGGAGATGTAGTAAACCTGTTGGGAAGTGGAGTAGATTTTAATATGCAATTCACTTATAAAGTACAAGATGAACCAAAGGGAATTGCTCAAGCGCTAGGGATGGCAGAAGATTTTGCACACGGAGAACTCATTACTGTTATCTTAGGTGACAATGTATTCTCAGATAATATTTCGGACCATGTGAAAAGGTTTAGAGAACGCGGTTCTGGAGCCAATATCTTAATAAAACAAGTCATTGATCCAGAACGTTATGGTGTACCAAAATGGGAAGACGGAAAAATTGTTTCCATTACAGAAAAGCCGTCTAAACCAGACAGTGACTTTGCTGTAACGGGTATATATATGTACGATTGGAAGGTGTTTGAGATTATTAAAACTCTTTATCCTTCAGCACGCGGAGAATTAGAGATTACTGATGTTAACAATGCGTACATTGAGCGTAATGAAATGACTTACGATGTGCTTCAGGGATGGTGGACAGATGCAGGCACTCACCATTCGATTTTACATGCAAACCAATTAGCAGCCACATTAGAACTGGATAAATGGGAGAGCAATAAGCTAGAGGGAGAGATAGAGCGTGATTGA
- a CDS encoding glycosyltransferase family 2 protein, translated as MTLTLSIVILTRNGLPFTKMCVESIQKHTTNYELIFVDNGSSDSTVSYLNSLPHTVVISNEENRGFAAGNNQGFRQAQGEYIVMLNNDTLVTPDWSQLLIKWLEKDSSLCMVGPRSNNLSAEQQISTEENVQVTTLDSFAIDWSKHYANHGFYGRKLIGHCMLFRRSLLEQIGGLDERFYPASYEDDDFCLRARLYGKKLWIANDVFIYHFGHATFLANSIRYRDYSWDNARRFIEKWQLPISVHQLETQGYEPNDIVERIGVFDPQWHIEPM; from the coding sequence ATAACACTTACCCTCTCCATTGTGATATTGACGCGTAATGGGTTACCTTTTACAAAAATGTGTGTAGAAAGTATTCAAAAGCATACAACCAATTATGAACTTATTTTTGTCGATAATGGATCTTCTGATAGCACGGTTTCTTATTTGAATTCTCTTCCCCATACTGTTGTCATCTCTAATGAAGAAAATCGTGGCTTTGCAGCAGGCAATAATCAAGGATTCCGACAGGCTCAGGGCGAGTACATTGTCATGTTGAATAATGATACGTTGGTTACACCCGACTGGAGCCAATTGCTTATCAAATGGTTAGAGAAGGATTCATCTTTATGTATGGTGGGACCTCGCTCCAATAATTTGTCAGCAGAACAGCAAATTAGTACGGAAGAGAATGTACAGGTTACTACTCTTGATTCATTCGCGATTGATTGGAGCAAACACTATGCCAATCATGGATTCTATGGGCGAAAGTTAATTGGTCATTGCATGTTATTTCGACGGAGTCTTCTTGAACAAATTGGTGGATTGGATGAGCGATTCTATCCAGCAAGCTATGAGGATGATGATTTTTGTCTACGTGCTCGTCTTTACGGGAAAAAGCTGTGGATTGCTAATGACGTATTTATCTATCACTTTGGCCATGCTACCTTTCTAGCGAATAGCATTAGGTATCGCGATTATTCGTGGGATAACGCTAGACGGTTTATAGAAAAATGGCAGCTTCCGATTAGCGTGCATCAGTTAGAAACACAGGGATATGAACCAAATGATATAGTGGAGCGGATTGGAGTATTTGACCCGCAATGGCATATCGAGCCTATGTAA
- a CDS encoding YbjQ family protein, with product MLVTTTHTVQGRDVEQYIDIVTGEAIMAANVVRDFMAGVRDIIGGRSGAYEDKLAEGRSIAINEMKDKAAKLGANAVIGINLDFETIGNGMMMVVASGTAVRIR from the coding sequence ATGCTAGTAACAACAACACACACTGTGCAAGGTAGAGACGTCGAGCAGTACATTGATATTGTAACTGGTGAAGCGATTATGGCTGCCAACGTTGTTCGTGATTTCATGGCAGGCGTTCGAGATATTATAGGTGGACGAAGCGGTGCTTACGAGGACAAGTTGGCAGAAGGAAGATCAATTGCCATTAATGAAATGAAAGATAAAGCTGCTAAATTAGGCGCTAACGCAGTTATTGGAATTAACTTAGATTTTGAAACGATTGGTAATGGTATGATGATGGTTGTTGCTTCTGGAACAGCAGTTCGAATTCGTTAA
- a CDS encoding holin, with protein sequence MMYSGEDSSHLIWTGAVIAIITYLVGGIDKLFTAFCIFMIVDYITGVLAAWYNRSLSSQEGFRGIAKKVGMFAFIIIANQLDLISGSSQGFLRDTIILFMIGNEGISILENCHRLGLPVPDFLLRALQNVKKFKKDDNWK encoded by the coding sequence ATGATGTACTCAGGGGAAGACAGCTCTCATCTCATATGGACTGGGGCCGTAATTGCGATTATCACTTATTTAGTGGGTGGGATAGATAAACTTTTTACGGCATTTTGCATCTTTATGATTGTTGATTATATAACGGGAGTACTTGCCGCCTGGTATAATAGATCACTAAGCAGTCAGGAAGGGTTTCGAGGGATTGCAAAAAAAGTTGGGATGTTTGCTTTTATTATCATTGCTAATCAATTGGATTTAATTAGTGGTAGCAGTCAAGGCTTCTTACGAGATACAATCATCTTATTTATGATAGGGAATGAAGGAATTTCCATTTTAGAAAACTGTCATCGGTTAGGTTTACCTGTACCCGATTTTTTATTACGGGCTTTACAAAACGTGAAGAAGTTTAAAAAAGATGATAACTGGAAATAG
- a CDS encoding class I SAM-dependent methyltransferase, translated as MNRFWDKIIKPILLKEQPKSIVEIGADYGFNTVRILEYCKWLHAKVYVVDPLPKFDVNAFQNLFGEHLEMVRLLSHDALPKIPEYDVVLIDGDHNWYTVYFELKAIEERSKTTGKFPIVFFHDVDWPYGRRDMYYDPKQIPAEYLKPYALKGMIPGQSELSVEGGINNNLYNAEYENGPKNGVLTAIEDFLQDSSLDLSFQKVVSENGLGVLYENDPEKDKYIRYVITSSGM; from the coding sequence ATGAACCGTTTTTGGGATAAAATTATTAAGCCTATACTGTTAAAAGAACAGCCAAAAAGCATTGTAGAAATTGGCGCAGACTACGGATTCAATACCGTACGAATACTGGAGTATTGCAAATGGCTTCATGCAAAGGTGTATGTTGTAGATCCGCTACCTAAGTTTGATGTGAATGCTTTTCAAAATTTATTTGGAGAACATTTGGAAATGGTTCGGCTACTGAGTCACGATGCATTACCGAAGATTCCAGAATATGATGTAGTACTCATTGATGGTGATCATAATTGGTATACCGTCTATTTTGAACTAAAAGCAATCGAAGAACGTTCCAAAACGACGGGAAAGTTTCCAATCGTTTTCTTCCATGATGTGGATTGGCCATATGGCAGACGGGATATGTATTATGATCCAAAACAGATACCTGCCGAATATTTGAAACCATATGCATTAAAAGGTATGATTCCCGGACAGTCCGAATTATCGGTTGAAGGGGGCATTAATAACAATCTATATAACGCTGAATACGAAAATGGCCCGAAAAATGGCGTACTTACAGCAATTGAAGATTTTTTACAGGATAGTAGTCTAGATTTATCATTCCAAAAGGTAGTTAGTGAGAATGGGCTGGGTGTTTTGTATGAAAATGATCCTGAAAAAGATAAGTATATCCGCTATGTGATAACCTCCTCAGGGATGTAA
- a CDS encoding spore coat protein: protein MIDGVKVKKLVKFADDRGYFMEVWRDDDLLLEKFGQLSASLTYPGVIKAFHYHKKQDDIWFFPAGNAQVVLYDVRDDSPTKGLTDVYYMGENHLISLFIPRGVAHGYRALGQQPAVITYLTNISYDPKDPDEYRIAHDDKTINFNWNTVFK from the coding sequence GTGATTGATGGTGTGAAAGTAAAAAAGCTAGTAAAGTTTGCTGATGACCGGGGCTATTTTATGGAAGTGTGGCGTGACGATGACCTTTTATTAGAGAAATTTGGTCAATTATCAGCTTCCTTAACATATCCAGGGGTGATTAAAGCTTTCCATTACCATAAAAAGCAGGATGATATTTGGTTTTTTCCTGCTGGTAATGCACAGGTCGTCTTGTATGATGTAAGAGACGACTCACCTACTAAGGGTTTAACAGATGTCTATTATATGGGTGAGAATCATTTAATTTCACTGTTTATCCCACGTGGGGTGGCTCATGGTTATCGGGCATTAGGACAACAGCCAGCAGTTATTACTTATTTAACTAATATTTCTTATGACCCTAAAGATCCTGACGAATATAGAATTGCTCACGATGATAAAACCATTAATTTTAATTGGAACACCGTGTTTAAATAA